A single window of Lutzomyia longipalpis isolate SR_M1_2022 chromosome 1, ASM2433408v1 DNA harbors:
- the LOC129786577 gene encoding sodium/potassium/calcium exchanger 3-like encodes MKTRISRRIQTRVTFLLRILIFLGVTVFYLVIPNTGSDSNGHSSSYIVSAHAVPNRRLASFMEDIPQVHSVRLNPVTRVSSEVIGTEDELNCTPPAIHEFPSDGLTRDQRQSGWIMVHVVIVCYLFWLLAIVCDEYFVPAIESMCESMKMKKDIAGATFMAAACSSSELFINCVGTFITEGDIGVGTIVGSAVFNILAVPACCGLIAGQIVMLDWWPVTRDCIMYGFAVIALITTLYDGKVMWYEALCLVSAYIIYIVAICCNDMIARKAQTVVHSCGEQFKSPKCTEKPAKIVDEGSPLMEGVQRLQNGYSKGCTESAVNVSVTEVCATTEADEWVSVNPWDKKDKSTFMFICRWPIAFVLWSTIPDCRRFPRLRFLTFTTCVMWIGAMSYVVAFLITAIGDTLNVPDSVMGLTFLAAGTSVPEAVSSVIVANKGHGTMGISNSIGSNTFDIMLCLGLPWLIKSLLFPTTPGDNWVSLKSSGMTYSATLLLTALVGLYVSLFMNKFKLDWKVGATCSFFYVFFLIVSSMFELNFFFPVNLPTCDH; translated from the exons ATGAAGACAAGGATATCGAGAAGAATTCAAACGAGAGTGACTTTCCTGCTGCGAATCCTCATATTTTTGGGTGTAACAGTATTTTATCTTGTGATTCCAAACACCGGCAGTGATTCGAATGGACATTCATCGAGCTACATTGTATCTG CCCATGCTGTACCCAACCGTCGCTTGGCGAGTTTTATGGAGGACATACCGCAAGTCCACTCAGTGAGATTGAACCCAGTTACGCGAGTGAGTTCAGAGGTCATCGGCACGGAAGATGAATTAAATTGCACTCCACCCGCCATCCATGAATTCCCATCGGATGGCTTGACCAGAGACCAGCGTCAGAGTGGATGGATTATGGTGCATGTTGTCATCGTGTGCTACCTCTTCTGGCTCCTAGCAATTGTCTGTGATGAGTACTTTGTGCCAGCAATTGAGTCAATGTGTGAAA gtatgaaaatgaagaaggaTATCGCGGGTGCAACATTCATGGCAGCCGCATGCTCCAGCTCAGAGCTTTTTATAAACTGCGTGGGGACTTTTATAACAGAAGGAGATATTGGTGTGGGCACCATCGTGGGATCAGCCGTGTTCAACATTCTGGCCGTACCAGCGTGCTGTGGCCTCATTGCGGGGCAAATTGTCATGCTGGATTGGTGGCCTGTAACGCGTGACTGCATCATGTACGGATTTGCTGTTATCGCCCTCATTACCACCCTCTACGACGGAAAGGTCATGTGGTACGAGGCGCTGTGCTTGGTTTCTGCGTACATCATTTACATTGTTG CAATTTGCTGCAATGATATGATTGCACGTAAAGCCCAAACCGTGGTACATTCGTGCGGGGAGCAGTTTAAATCGCCAAAATGCACGGAGAAGCCAGCAAAGATTGTGGATGAGGGTTCACCCCTAATGGAGGGTGTACAGAGATTACAGAATGGCTACAGCAAGGGTTGCACCGAGTCCGCAGTCAATGTCAGCGTCACTGAGGTGTGTGCAACAACGGAAGCCGATGAGTGGGTGTCTGTTAATCCGTGGGATAAGAAGGACAAATCCACCTTCATGTTCATCTGCCGCTGGCCCATTGCCTTTGTACTGTGGTCCACCATCCCGGATTGCCGGAGATTCCCACGGCTGCGCTTTCTCACCTTCACAACGTGCGTTATGTGGATCGGCGCCATGTCGTACGTGGTGGCTTTCCTCATAACCGCCATTGGGGACACCCTCAATGTACCGGACTCAGTGATGGGCCTGACATTCCTGGCAGCGGGTACCAGTGTACCCGAAGCTGTGTCCAGTGTGATTGTGGCCAACAAGGGGCACGGCACAATGGGCATCAGCAATTCCATTGGGTCAAACACCTTCGACATTATGCTGTGCCTTGGTCTTCCATGGCTCATCAAGTCGCTTCTCTTCCCCACCACTCCAGGTGACAATTGGGTTTCGCTGAAATCATCCGGGATGACCTATTCAGCCACCCTCCTCCTAACAGCCCTCGTGGGACTCTACGTGTCTCTCTTCATGAACAAATTCAAGCTGGACTGGAAAGTGGGCGCAACATGTTCCTTCTTCTACGTTTTCTTCCTCATTGTCAGCAGCATGTTTGAgctcaatttcttctttcccGTCAATCTACCAACATGTGATCACTAA
- the LOC129786578 gene encoding sodium/potassium/calcium exchanger 4-like: MGFSIIPFCIISSIICACFASAALNGATDTALAHDIHTTTTTQSHPILRYFYDPHMTLEERLSIERETWHWYPWKRMQLRTGVNGSLEEETCEAPSSIDDFPEDLFTQTQRLQGGILLHFLATIYFFTFLAIVVDDYFLPSVECICVQLKISKDVAAATFMATATTMPEFFTNCLATFLTKSDMGLGTIIGSMLFNTLGVAALASLAAKKAVQLDWWPLVRDSLLYCINIGLLTIIVWDGEISWAESMVLFIFYFLYFAILFLDKRIARIVKFIIEEKLHCCAKRASHDLEQESSEKASEAASVEEYSVTQSSSGVSKEVDKISMGNHEELTESGKRLWKIPRDASAIQTIWWFYSWPINFILSICVPNPRTHARFYPITFLMCIILIGANSYMIYFMISIIGHTFSIPESVMGLTFVAAGGCLPEAISCIITIRSGEGGMGVSNALGANSLAILLSLGLPWFIRNTVERHLGLAASINIHSYGIEITIVSLLLAVGVLFVVIALGHYELKRNVGFCLFAIYLVFITFAILVEMDVFFPSGNTC; the protein is encoded by the exons ATGGGCTTTAGCATAATCCCTTTCTGTATTATCTCATCAATTATTTGTGCGTGTTTTGCTTCAGCTGCGCTAAATGGAGCAACAG ACACAGCACTTGCTCACGATATCCACACAACAACGACAACCCAGAGTCATCCGATTCTACGCTATTTCTACGATCCTCATATGACGCTGGAGGAGAGATTGAGTATTGAACGTGAAACATGGCATTGGTATCCGTGGAAGAGAATGCAATTGCGCACTGGGGTTAATGGTAGTCTCGAGGAGGAGACGTGTGAAGCCCCTTCATCGATTGATGACTTCCCCGAAGATTTGTTTACGC AAACCCAGAGACTACAGGGTGGTATCTTGCTCCATTTCCTAgctacaatttatttcttcacattCCTCGCAATTGTCGTCGATGACTACTTTTTGCCGTCCGTTGAGTGCATTTGCGTGCAACTTAAGATATCAAAAGACGTCGCTGCGGCCACTTTCATGGCAACAGCCACAACAATGCCGGAATTCTTTACAAATTGCCTCGCTACGTTTCTCACAAAGTCCGACATGGGTTTGGGAACGATAATTGGGTCAATGCTCTTCAATACATTGGGCGTAGCTGCCCTAGCCAGCTTAGCTGCGAAGAAAGCCGTACAGTTAGATTGGTGGCCACTTGTGCGGGATTCTCTGCTCTACTGCATCAACATTGGCCTCTTGACGATCATTGTGTGGGATGGAGAAATCTCCTGGGCAGAATCAATggtcctttttattttctactttCTCTACTTTGCCATTCTCTTCCTTGATAAACGAATAGCCCGAATTGTTAAGTTTATCATTGAAGAAAAGCTACATTGCTGCGCTAAAAGAGCTTCTCATG ATTTAGAGCAGGAAAGCTCAGAAAAAGCTTCAGAAGCTGCTTCAGTAGAAGAATACTCAGTGACACAGAGCAGTAGTGGTGTTAGCAAGGAGGTAGACAAGATTTCAATGGGGAATCACGAAGAGCTCACGGAGAGTGGCAAGAGATTGTGGAAAATCCCTCGTGATGCTTCAGCAATTCAGACGATTTGGTGGTTCTATTCGTGGccgataaattttattttgtcgaTTTGTGTGCCCAACCCACGCACCCACGCCAGATTCTACCCCATCACCTTCCTCATGTGCATCATCCTAATTGGCGCGAACTCCTACATGATCTACTTTATGATTTCCATAATTGGGCACACGTTCAGCATCCCCGAATCCGTGATGGGGCTAACATTTGTGGCGGCCGGTGGATGCCTTCCAGAGGCAATTTCGTGCATCATTACAATACGCAGCGGTGAGGGAGGTATGGGGGTGTCTAATGCCCTAGGAGCTAACTCCCTCGCAATTCTCCTCTCACTGGGCCTGCCGTGGTTCATACGGAACACCGTTGAGCGGCATCTTGGCCTCGCCGCCTCCATAAACATCCATTCGTATGGAATTGAAATTACCATTGTATCGCTCCTCTTGGCCGTTGGGGTGCTCTTTGTTGTAATTGCCTTGGGGCACTATGAGCTCAAACGAAACGTTGGTTTCTGCCTCTTTGCCATCTACCTTGTGTTCATTACATTTGCCATCCTCGTGGAAATGGATGTCTTCTTCCCATCCGGCAACACATGCTAA
- the LOC129786579 gene encoding sodium/potassium/calcium exchanger 4-like yields MVRLKCVIFGVILGLAVSPSRAYPHHQEIEKISPENDLMSAIPLMKDFREIYLSPLERFHLEATKSSWYPWHSDKNKFTGADDIHPICENRTSMDDLPDDLFTQEQRLQGAIILHFIGAIYFFTMLGIVCNNYFLPAVECICEDLQISRDVAAATFMAISGTIPELFTNLISTFITDSPMGLGAIIGSLLYNTLGVAAVASLATIRPVQISWFPLGRDCLILFINSALLTGFIWDGQITWYEAMIMVICSVIYFIVLFQNRRIERLVRSVVEDKWNCFKHNRDVSDYPKETNAVSSPEPAIPRLSSISATPSVISAKAKEAEDRDIPIPKNDPPTKPRKNLFKIPDDTLIMRIWFFYSWPIMIFLRYLVPSPKYHRKWYPLTFIMCIALIGGIAFMVFWMIAIIGYTFYIPESVMGLTLLSWGSCMPEAVACVLVVRKGIGGMGVSNALGSTSLAILISLGFPWFVRTLVDGHPFNVVSYGVEFTTMTMLLATTLLFSVIALFRFHLRKRTGLILVGVYAIFVTFAILNEIDIFFASGVYCD; encoded by the exons ATGGTGCGTCTGAAGTGTGTGATTTTTGGTGTGATCCTGGGTCTAGCTGTGTCCCCTAGCAGGGCCTACCCTCATCATCAAG aaATAGAGAAGATTTCTCCGGAAAATGACCTCATGAGTGCCATACCGCTCATGAAGGATTTTCGTGAAATCTACCTCAGTCCATTGGAACGTTTTCACCTTGAGGCAACAAAGAGTAGTTGGTATCCGTGGCAtagtgataaaaataaattcactggAGCAGATGACATCCATCCAATTTGTGAGAATCGCACATCAATGGATGATTTGCCCGATGATTTGTTTACTC AGGAACAACGACTTCAGGGAGCAATTATTCTTCACTTTATCGGTGCAATATACTTCTTCACAATGCTGGGAATTGTGtgcaataattattttttgcctGCAGTTGAGTGCATCTGTGAGGATTTACAAATATCAAGG gACGTTGCAGCTGCAACTTTCATGGCAATTTCCGGAACAATCCCCGAACTCTTCACCAATTTAATCAGTACATTCATTACGGATTCCCCAATGGGATTGGGAGCCATCATTGGTTCACTTCTCTACAACACTTTGGGTGTAGCTGCTGTTGCTAGTTTAGCAACAATCAGACCTGTGCAGATTAGTTGGTTTCCCCTTGGACGTGATTGTCTTATTCTCTTCATAAATTCAGCCCTCCTGACTGGCTTCATCTGGGATGGACAGATTACGTGGTATGAGGCAATGATCATGGTCATTTGCTCCGTAATCTACTTCATTGTTCTCTTCCAAAATCGTCGAATTGAGCGCCTTGTAAGGAGTGTTGTGGAAGATAAATGGAACTGCTTTAAGCACAATCGAGATG TTTCAGATTATCCCAAGGAAACCAACGCTGTAAGTTCTCCTGAACCTGCTATACCACGTCTCAGCTCCATCTCAGCAACTCCTTCAGTTATTTCGGCAAAAGCAAAGGAAGCTGAAGACCGAGACATACCTATCCCCAAAAATGATCCCCCAACGAAGCCAAggaaaaacttatttaaaattcccGACGATACGCTAATCATGCGCATCTGGTTCTTCTACTCCTGGCCCATCATGATTTTTCTTCGCTATTTGGTACCAAGTCCCAAATATCATCGCAAATGGTACCCACTCACCTTCATTATGTGCATCGCCCTCATTGGCGGGATTGCATTTATGGTCTTCTGGATGATTGCAATCATTGGGTACACCTTCTACATTCCTGAATCCGTCATGGGGCTCACATTGCTCTCGTGGGGAAGTTGCATGCCCGAAGCAGTTGCGTGTGTTCTGGTTGTACGCAAAG GAATTGGTGGGATGGGCGTTTCAAATGCATTGGGATCCACATCACTGGCCATTCTCATCTCACTGGGTTTCCCGTGGTTCGTGCGCACCCTCGTCGATGGGCACCCCTTTAATGTGGTCTCCTACGGTGTGGAATTCACAACGATGACAATGCTCCTCGCCACGACGCTCCTCTTCAGCGTCATAGCGCTCTTCCGGTTCCATTTGCGAAAGCGCACAGGACTCATCCTTGTTGGTGTTTACGCCATCTTTGTCACCTTTGccattctcaatgaaattgacattttcttcGCATCTGGCGTCTACTGTGACTAG
- the LOC129786574 gene encoding sodium/potassium/calcium exchanger 4-like, whose amino-acid sequence MSKILIFLGLCIVLLGYLVCVNGYIVHTDLETSIGDMPIQDAPHEVHLNKTKRHYWFPFNEREENPECPPDYGSSIEDFPDDLFTQEQRRQGAIILHIICAIYFFTITAMVINSYYIPCIECICEDLNISPDVAAATFMATATAMPELFTNTISIFLTDSDMGIGTVIGSMMFNILGVTSIVCFFARDTYQIEWFPISRDSLLYFIHAAFLTGLAWDNEIMWWGTIIMLILVVNYYIVMIFNSKIQRKIVYLVENKCLCCRIKKYDFGNSTIEEVSAGEKPRKSEKVVHISTISPTIIEPTKEPSEPPTRPATPPPAPPPARPSTTSNSNPNPRSSILSNIIRRPSVSPSEDSQITTEFPPPQLDPRRPSLMLKPPITKPFVLWNMPRSSITRRVWWVYTWPIRFVLTFTVPSPKRMRRLYPLTFIMCIIWIAINSYMIFWMLTVIGYTFYIPESVMGMTFLSFGGCTPEAITGYILTRKEMGGMSIANAIGSSSVAMILSLGLPWFIRTMVDGAGYTDAHIALKSSGIQYIIASLLAVIAIMYFIIAVSKFKIRRILGPFLIGFYIIFITLAILVEMDVFIGGIQC is encoded by the exons ATGAGTAAAATACTTATTTTCCTAGGTCTCTGTATTGTCCTTTTGGGATACCTTGTTTGTGTTAATGGATACATCGTGCACACAG ATTTGGAGACAAGTATTGGTGATATGCCAATACAGGATGCTCCGCACGAAGTTCATTTGAACAAAACAAAAAGGCATTATTGGTTTCCCTTCAATGAGCGCGAGGAGAATCCGGAATGTCCCCCAGATTATGGGTCATCCATTGAAGATTTCCCCGATGACCTTTTCACCCAAGAACAGAGGCGACAAGGTGCAATTATACTTCACATTATTTGCGCTATATACTTCTTCACAATCACAGCAATGGTTATCAATTCATACTACATCCCGTGTATTGAGTGCATTTGTGaggatttaaatatttcaccg GATGTGGCAGCAGCAACATTTATGGCAACAGCAACAGCAATGCCAGAATTATTCACAAATACCATCTCAATCTTCCTTACGGACTCCGATATGGGTATTGGGACTGTTATTGGATCGATGATGTTCAATATTTTGGGCGTAACTTCAATTGTTTGTTTCTTTGCACGGGACACGTATCAAATTGAATGGTTCCCAATATCACGAGACTCCCTCCTGTACTTCATTCATGCAGCCTTTCTCACGGGCCTCGCATGGGATAATGAGATAATGTGGTGGGGAACCATAATTATGCTCATTTTGGTCGTCAATTACTACATtgttatgatttttaattcgaaaattcaacgaaaaattgtatatttggTTGAAAATAAATGCCTCTGCTGTCGAATTAAGAAATACG attttGGTAATTCGACAATAGAAGAAGTGAGTGCTGGGGAAAAACCCCGAAAATCCGAGAAAGTCGTTCACATTTCCACCATTTCTCCGACAATCATTGAACCAACGAAAGAACCCTCGGAACCCCCAACTAGACCCGCAACACCCCCACCAGCACCACCACCAGCAAGACCATCAACAACATCAAATTCAAATCCCAACCCTAGGTCATCAATCCTCTCAAATATAATCCGACGACCCTCGGTGTCCCCCTCGGAAGATTCCCAGATCACAACGGAATTCCCACCACCACAGCTGGACCCCCGGAGGCCATCGTTAATGCTAAAGCCACCCATTACGAAACCCTTTGTCCTGTGGAACATGCCAAGATCCTCGATTACGCGGAGAGTTTGGTGGGTCTACACCTGGCCCATTCGTTTTGTTCTCACCTTCACCGTGCCATCGCCAAAGCGCATGCGACGCCTGTACCCACTAACATTCATCATGTGCATCATCTGGATTGCCATAAACTCATACATGATATTCTGGATGCTTACAGTTATCGGTTATACCTTCTACATTCCGGAATCAGTCATGGGAATGACCTTTCTGTCCTTCGGTGGGTGCACCCCTGAAGCTATCACTGGCTATATACTCACTCGCAAAG AAATGGGTGGAATGTCCATTGCCAATGCCATTGGATCAAGTTCAGTAGCAATGATTTTATCACTCGGACTGCCATGGTTCATTCGTACAATGGTTGACGGTGCTGGATACACAGATGCCCACATTGCGCTCAAATCCAGCGGAATTCAATACATAATTGCCTCCCTACTTGCCGTCATAGCAATTATGTACTTCATTATTGCAGTAAGTAAGTTTAAGATTCGAAGAATTCTAGGACCATTCCTTATTGGTTTCTACATCATCTTCATCACATTGGCCATTCTTGTAGAAATGGATGTATTTATTGGTGGGATTCAATgctaa